The DNA window TCGGCCCAGCGCCGCACCGTCCCGTCTCGCCCCACCGAGATCAGCCCCAGCCCCTCGGGGGAGAACGCGACGCCCACCACGGCCCCCGTGTGCCCCTCCAGCGCTCTGCTCTCGCCGCTCTCCAGATCCCAGAGGCGCACCGTTCGGTCCAGGCTCGCGGTCGCCAACCGCAGCCCATCGGGCGCGATCGCGAAGCCCGTCACTTCGCCGCTGTGCCCTCGGAGCGTCGCGCGCTGCGAGCGCGTCTCCACATCCCACAGCCGCGCGCCCGTGTCCCCACCACTCATCGTGACGAGCGTCTTGCCATCCGGCAGAAACCCGAGCTGCCTCACCCCCGTCCCCCCCAGGTTGAACTTCTCCGCGACCCCTGACTCCAGGTTCCAGAGCTGCATCGTGTGATCCATGCTCCCCGAGACGAGCAGATGCTCGTCGGGCGAGAACGCGATCGCGGTGACCTCCCCCTCGTGCTCACCCAGCAGCCTCCCCTCGCCGGTCGCGACCCGCCAGATCAGCACACTGAGATCCTCGCCGGCCGTCGCCAGCAGCTCACCGCTCGGCGAGAACCGCATCGCGCGCACCTGACCCACGTGCCCGGAGAACACGCGCTCCTCACCGGACGCGATCTCGCGCAGCCGCACCTTCCCGTCGGCCTCCGCCGAAGCGATCCACTGGCTGTCCGGCGAGAATGCGAGGGCCAGAACAGCGGCCTGGGTCGGGCTCGCCAGCTCACCCACCTGCACGCCACTGCGGCTCCAGACGCGCACGATGTTGTCCGAACCCGCGGTGGCGATGTGCTCACCATCCGCCGACAGCACCGCCGCGACGATCTCCCCCAGATGCGCCTGGACGATGAGCGGCGGGCGCTCCTCCTCCCAGAGGCGCAGCAGCCCATCCCGCCCACCGGCGGCGATGAGTCGACCATTACTGGAGATCCCCGCCAGCACGGCGTCGGCCCCGCGCCCCGGCAGCACTTCGCTCGCCTGCGCGACCACCGGGAACAGCCGCACCGTCGCGTCTCCCCCTGCCGTCACCAGCAGCTGGCCATCAGGCGAGAAGGACACGCTGTTCACGGTGTCCTGATGCCCCTGGAGCACCCGGCTCTGGCCGCTGGTGAGATCCCAGATGCGCGCCGTGCGATCGAAACCGCCGGTCGCGAGCAACTTGCCGTCTGGAGAGAATGCAGCCCGCAGCACGTCCCCGTCGTGCCCGCGCAACACCTGACCCAGCCCACGCTGCAGGTCCCAGACATAGACCGCTGCGCCCGACAGCACCGCCACCCAGCGCCCGTCGGGCGAGGTCGCCATCCTGTGCTCCGACATGGTCTCCAGCGGCGACAGGTGGTTGGGGAGAAGCCCGAGCGTCCTCGACTTGCCGGTCGCCATGTCCCAGCTTCGCATCTCCCCCTGATGGGTCAGATGCAAGAGCGTGTTTCCATCGTGCGAGAAGAGGATCGCACCGCAAGGCCCGCGCGGCTCGGCGAGGCGCTCCAGCACCCGTCGCTGTCCCGTGACGGTGTCCTCCACCGAGAGGGTGGCATAGTCGAGACGTGCGATCCGTCGCGTGCTGGAAGCGATGCTGCTCTTGCTGTCCCCGGAAGACAGGAGGCGCACGCGGCCGGTCTCGACCTCGAGGTCGAACACCGTCCCCTTCCCTTTCAGGAAGGCGTGCCGACCGTCCGCCGAGAAGCCCGTCATCACGACCCAGCTCGGATGCTGGACGACACGAAGCGCGGCGCCGGTCGTCGCATCCCAGAGCCGCGACGTCCTGTCCTTGCCCGCGGACATGAGGAGGCTGCCATCGGGCGAGAAGGCGATGCTCCAGACCTCGTCGGTGTGACCCGAAAGCGTACGCCCCGCGCCGGAGACCATGTCCCAGAGCATGACGTTGCCGTCGTCACTCGCCGTGGCGAGCTGCCGCCCGTCCGGAGAGAGCACCGTACCGTTGATGAGGGCGGTGTGGCCACGCAGCGTGGTCGACAGGCCACGCGCGACCGCGTCGGCCGCGATGACGCGCGCCGCACTCCAGCGGTTGAACTGCGGAGAGAGGCGCCTGAGCCACGCGAGCGCCTCGCTCGGATCGCGGGTGAGCGACGTCCTCGCCTGCACCAGGGTCAGCGCATCGGCGCGGGTCAGTGCCGCCTGCCGCGCGTTCTCTGCCTCCATCCGCTGCTCTTCGGCGCGACCACGCTCTGCGATGGTGCGTTTCACCCCGATCGCGCCCACCACCACCAGCGCCACCAGCGCCGCCACCGCCACGGCGAGGGGCGCGCGGTAACGCCGCACGAAGCGCCTGAGCAGCGAGAGCAGCGAGTAGCGGTGAGCGCCGACGAACTGCCCCGTCTCGAAGCGGCGCAGATCCTCGGCCAGCTCCCGCGCCGTCGGATAGCGCTCGGTCGGCTCGCGGGCCATCGCCTTGTCCACGATGGCGAGCAGCTCCTCGGGCACGTCGCGCAGGAAGCTCCCGAGCGGCTCCGGGGGACCGGCCAGCACCTGCCGCAGCACCGCACGCGCGTTCTTTCCGTCGTACGGAGGCACGCCAGCCAGCAGGTGGTACAGGATCGCGCCGATCGCGTAGACGTCCGCGCGCTCGTCGACGCGAAGCCCCGATGCCTGCTCCGGCGGCATGTATGCCGGTGTGCCGATCACCGAGCCCGCGAGGGTGAGCTGCGCGCCTCCCGGACTCTGCACGTCGGCCGACCGATCCACGGCGTCGTCCTCCTCGCTCAGGTCCTTGGCGAGGCCCCAGTCGATCACCACCGTCTCACCGAAGTCGCCGCACAGCACGTTGGCGGGCTTGATGTCACGGTGGATCACCCGCTGCGCATGCGCATAGGCCACGGCTTCGGCCACCGCCAGCACGTGGCGGAGCAGCCCCATGCGGAGGGCCAGGGTGCGCTGCTCCGCGATCCGGTCCTCGAGGGAGCGCCCCGAGACCAGCTTCATCGCATAGAACGGCTCCCCGGTCGGCCAGCGCCCAGCCTCGTAGATCGGCACGATGGCCGGGTGCTGGAGGCGCGCGGTGACCAGCGCCTCCCGCACGAAGCGCTTCTCCGCGCCGGCGCGCGGGTCGAGCAGGTGCTTGATCGCCACCGGCCTGCCCAGCCGGCGATCCCTGGCGCGGAGCACACGCCCGATCCCCCCTTGAGCGACCTCGCCGTGGACCTCGTAGCTCGTGTACTCCACCACCGGGAGCTGCGCCGCGCTCCACCGCTGGGACGACGTCGGCTCGGCCGAAGGCGCCGTGATGGTGTCTGCGTCGCGATCGTGGGGAAGCGTCGCCGCATGCGCGAACCCTGCGGGATCGAACGAGGGAGCGGCGCCGTGCGTGGGGTCGGTGTCGTCCCTGGACGCGGTGCCACCCCGCGCCACCTCGGCCGGTCGGCCAGGCCGGACGGCGCCAGGCACGGCCCCTTGAGGGACGGTCGTGGCGGCGCGCCCCTCCCTGGACCGCTCGCCAGCGCCCCCTGTCGATGCACTCACCCGGCAACTCCTGAGGGCAATGCGTCCAGATCAACCTCCGCGGGACCCAGCATGATCACGAAAACCGAGAGCGCCATGGGTAAGGCGGAGGTCGGCGGTGGTTTGGGTGGAGGCTCGCTCATCGTCGTCCTCGGTGAGGAATATCGCATGGGGCCTTCACGTGTCGCCCTCTCCCGCGTCGCCCACCGAGTGAAGCGTCGATCACGGGCGATCCGACCCCTCGGCGTCTCCACCGCCCGCCGCGGGCGCTCGCTTCGGGTGCGCCGCCGAGAGTACCATCGACGACCGGACGTTCAGGCTTGCTTGAGGAGGAACCGCATGGAACTCGCGGACATCAGGATCGCCGATCCGGATCTCTATCTCACGGGAGTGCCGCATGACCGCTTCGAGCGGCTCCGGCGAGAAGCACCCGTTTTCTGGCACGAAGAAGAAGGGGGGACCGGCTTCTGGGCCATCACCCGGCACGCGGACGCCATCCAGGTGATCAGCGACGCCAAGCGCTTCTCCTCCGCGCGAGGCGGCATCTGGCTCGAGGACTACCCGCCCGACGATCTCCGCTCCAACCGTGACGGCCTCATCACCCTGGATCCTCCTCGCCAGACCCGCTACCGCGGCCTGGTCTCGAAGGGCTTCGTCCCCCGCCTGATGCAGGCCATCGAGCCCCACGCGCGCGAGATCGTCACCGCCATGATCGACCGCGTCGAGGAGCGCGGCTCAGGCGACTTCGTGAGCGAGCTGGCCGGCGATCTGCCGCTGCGGATCATCCTGCAACTCCTCGGCATACCGCTGGAAGACAGAGCGCAGGTGGCGGCCTGGGCTTACCAGTTCCTGCTCGCCGCCGACAAACCGAAGGAGGAGGTCGAAGCGCTCGTCCGCGATCTGGTCGGCTATGCGGCGCGACTCGCCGAGGAGCGCCGCGCGAGCCCACGCGACGACATGCTCAGCGTGTTGATGGAAGGCGAGCTGGACGGCGAGAAGCTCAGCAGCTTCGAATTCGGCCTCTTCTTCTCTCTGCTCCTCTCGGCAGGGACGGTGACCACCCACCAGCTCATCGCCCAGGGGATGCTCACCTTGCTGGAACGCCCGGAGACCCAGCGAAGGCTGGAGGAGGATCCCTCGCTCATCCCCTCCGCCGTCGAAGAGATGCTGCGATTCGTCCCGTCGGTCGGCTACATGAGGCGCACGGCGACGTGCGACACGGAGATCCAGGGGCAGCGCATCGCCGAGGGGGACAAGGTGGTGGCCTGGCTGGTGTCGGCCAACCGCGATGAAGAGGTGTTCCCCGACGCGCAGACCTTCGACGTGACGCGCAGCCCGAACGAGCACCTCTCGTTCGGCCGAGGCCCCCACTTCTGCCTCGGCGCGACGCTCGCGCGGCTGGAGGCACGGGTGGCCTTCGAGGAGATCCTGCGCCGTCTCCCCGGCATGCAGCTCGCCGGTCCGGTGCAGCGGATGCGCTCGAACTGGCTCATGGGCCTCACCCACCTGCCGGTGCGCTGGTCCCCCTCCCTGCGCGCGCGCCCGTGACCCCCGGGGCCGGCGCCCCTGCTCACTGGATCCCGTACTCCTTCAGCCGCCGATAGAACGTCCGCCGCGGCAAACCCACGATCTGCGCCGCCTTCACCCGGTTCCAGTTGCACTCTTCGAGGGCGGCCAGGATTCGCTCTCGCTCATCGTTCCGGTGGCGCTCCAGCGGCGTCGCGGCTTCCCCTGACGACGCAGGCGCGCTCCCACCCGCTCGCGCTCCACCTCGTGACGACGGCTGCCCTTCCCCCCACGAGGGCG is part of the Chondromyces crocatus genome and encodes:
- a CDS encoding WD40 repeat domain-containing serine/threonine protein kinase is translated as MSASTGGAGERSREGRAATTVPQGAVPGAVRPGRPAEVARGGTASRDDTDPTHGAAPSFDPAGFAHAATLPHDRDADTITAPSAEPTSSQRWSAAQLPVVEYTSYEVHGEVAQGGIGRVLRARDRRLGRPVAIKHLLDPRAGAEKRFVREALVTARLQHPAIVPIYEAGRWPTGEPFYAMKLVSGRSLEDRIAEQRTLALRMGLLRHVLAVAEAVAYAHAQRVIHRDIKPANVLCGDFGETVVIDWGLAKDLSEEDDAVDRSADVQSPGGAQLTLAGSVIGTPAYMPPEQASGLRVDERADVYAIGAILYHLLAGVPPYDGKNARAVLRQVLAGPPEPLGSFLRDVPEELLAIVDKAMAREPTERYPTARELAEDLRRFETGQFVGAHRYSLLSLLRRFVRRYRAPLAVAVAALVALVVVGAIGVKRTIAERGRAEEQRMEAENARQAALTRADALTLVQARTSLTRDPSEALAWLRRLSPQFNRWSAARVIAADAVARGLSTTLRGHTALINGTVLSPDGRQLATASDDGNVMLWDMVSGAGRTLSGHTDEVWSIAFSPDGSLLMSAGKDRTSRLWDATTGAALRVVQHPSWVVMTGFSADGRHAFLKGKGTVFDLEVETGRVRLLSSGDSKSSIASSTRRIARLDYATLSVEDTVTGQRRVLERLAEPRGPCGAILFSHDGNTLLHLTHQGEMRSWDMATGKSRTLGLLPNHLSPLETMSEHRMATSPDGRWVAVLSGAAVYVWDLQRGLGQVLRGHDGDVLRAAFSPDGKLLATGGFDRTARIWDLTSGQSRVLQGHQDTVNSVSFSPDGQLLVTAGGDATVRLFPVVAQASEVLPGRGADAVLAGISSNGRLIAAGGRDGLLRLWEEERPPLIVQAHLGEIVAAVLSADGEHIATAGSDNIVRVWSRSGVQVGELASPTQAAVLALAFSPDSQWIASAEADGKVRLREIASGEERVFSGHVGQVRAMRFSPSGELLATAGEDLSVLIWRVATGEGRLLGEHEGEVTAIAFSPDEHLLVSGSMDHTMQLWNLESGVAEKFNLGGTGVRQLGFLPDGKTLVTMSGGDTGARLWDVETRSQRATLRGHSGEVTGFAIAPDGLRLATASLDRTVRLWDLESGESRALEGHTGAVVGVAFSPEGLGLISVGRDGTVRRWADSLPWTEKPLRSFLEATTRSSGTEVDLRGLN
- a CDS encoding cytochrome P450 → MELADIRIADPDLYLTGVPHDRFERLRREAPVFWHEEEGGTGFWAITRHADAIQVISDAKRFSSARGGIWLEDYPPDDLRSNRDGLITLDPPRQTRYRGLVSKGFVPRLMQAIEPHAREIVTAMIDRVEERGSGDFVSELAGDLPLRIILQLLGIPLEDRAQVAAWAYQFLLAADKPKEEVEALVRDLVGYAARLAEERRASPRDDMLSVLMEGELDGEKLSSFEFGLFFSLLLSAGTVTTHQLIAQGMLTLLERPETQRRLEEDPSLIPSAVEEMLRFVPSVGYMRRTATCDTEIQGQRIAEGDKVVAWLVSANRDEEVFPDAQTFDVTRSPNEHLSFGRGPHFCLGATLARLEARVAFEEILRRLPGMQLAGPVQRMRSNWLMGLTHLPVRWSPSLRARP